AGGAGTAGCATATCAAAGATAGGGTCGCCAATTTACCAAACGCGATTGATTTAAAGAGAAACtataaattctacaaaattaACAACAGGATAACGAACTTTCAAACCACGGAGAGACGTCTCGGTCGCCAGTTCGGATACAGGATATCCGAGTAGATCCAATTATAGCTTCTGGAGATCCAATTTCAAGTTCGCTTGCCTCGTTAACGTTAGAGTATGCTTGAGGGAGAGTTGAGAAACTGATGGGCAAAAGACGACAGTAGAAATTTCGAAACTGTCTCTTATTTATAGCTTCGAGAGCCTTCGAAGCGAAAGCTCCCAACCAACCATTTGTCGCTGACAGGtagtactaaaaaattatttaaaaaccCCGAAAATATCTCTcacgtttttgtttttggatgcAAAAGAATCTGAGGTGtaaagaaagtaaaagaaagtGTATCCATTCTTCACGCTGACCATTGCCTCAAGTGGAAGGCTGACGCGTGTTACTAATTTCGGCCGAGGCTGTGATTACGTACCACGTGTCCTATCCGATTAGACAGAAGATTTTTGGTACTGAAATCACGGAAAATGACGTGGAAAGGATTAGAATGATATTAATTGATTCAGAAATTCTGGTCAGCTTGATCTGTCAGGTTgtcgattttatttttatttcttttttattttgtgagataGATTGTCAGCTGTTTATTCGTTCACGAAATTAATTTGTCTACTTCAATACTTATCCGCTAAGCGTGGGGATGCGCCACCTAGGTAGATGGATATGCATgctggtttaaaaaaaattgtaaaatatcgGACATTGTGACCTTTtgcttaaggaaaaaaaaaaaaaaaaaagagtacgtatttgaattgagagatgaggttagataattttagatgaaagttaaaaaatattattaaaatattaatttttaatattattattattttgagatttaaaaaagttaaattatttattatattttatattagaatttgaaaaaattataataataaaatgagatgagataaaatattttttaaatctaaatggATTTAAAAGAAAGTCTAAAGGGCCCAAAATTCTGCACTTGGAGCGGCTTGGGCCAGTTAAAGAGTGTTTTGGGCTTTGAAGCTATTTTCTGTGGAATCGGACCTATCGTAGCCCAATTCATTATCAGGACTTTATTTGCGAATTTGAGGAGTTGTGATGTAATAACTAATAAAGAACCTGAAAAGTGAAAACCCCTTTTTGTTTAATTCTTATCAAAACAGGTCTTTAattattggaaaatgatagtaagatttttaaatatatcaattaaatatattcactcatatattttaattttatatttttttatgattaagaaattaactattagtaaaattatattttttttattttcttaataattaaagatgcttaaaaaaaaagaaaaagaaaaacatttgtattGGTGTGCATATTTGGAGTGCACAGTGCACCCTAGCATTGTCCGTTAGGCGCAAATAATTCTATAGTATATTTGATAGATGTAACTTACAAAAATAGAGCATATACTTTTAAGGGACAATGCTAGGGGGCTGCCCAGTATGTACAACTGGACGTGCCCCTAGTgcatttgagaattttttttcttttatttttttaatatctttaatcattaagaaaaaaatacacaactttattaataattactttcttaactattaaacaaaaaaattaaaataccgaAAGGATAATATTGAGGGGTcaagtatcatttttcatttttaagagaGTAAAGGATTTTGGCTCCCAGTGTTTGCCTCTCTTACTCATCGTGATATCAATCCACACCTAGTATATATCGGAGGGAAAAACTCGAATAAATCATGTTAAAATAATTCTTAAAGTCAATTTTAAGATCTAATTCGTTATccaattatcttaaaaaattataaaaagcaGGGCGGTCTATGGTAAGGCCATTTAGGCCATTGTCTAAGGTCATATTCTATATAAggccccaaaaataaaaatgatgtgttttttttaaataaaaaataaaaaccatttcattaaataaaattttaaataatttttatagttttcaatgtGTGTAAGGTaccataatactaaatttaatatttaatacaatgaatttttttataagtaacacaatgaattatttatattttaaatatgtttttaagatCTTACTAAATTAATAGCACAAAATCTACATTAAGACCTTATTTTAAGTtgttattgtaaatataaattcacaaaaattgtatttaaaaattttaagtaaaatctcattttattgaaaagtttgaaaattttttatataataatttatattttattatattattattacgaATCAATCACTTAAATTTTACCTTAAGTCTCAATTTATATCGAACTGTTGATAAAGATTATGAGATCTTGTCATAACTACCGCAATCTATCTGACAACAAAGTGAGAACTAATTAAGCAAAGTATTTTGACCAATTCAAATTCTACAACCTCTATCgtgattttcttaattttattcaaatcttaaattctttagataaaataagtctaacaaaataaaaacataatgtcatgaggtttattttatttattttgagcaTCAAACTTATATACTCccaggagaaagaaaaaacaatagcACTATCAAACTTATACACCAATGAGTCAAGATATTTTGACAATTAGTAGTGtaacatgtatttataattttatatatacgatttattttttaatttttaattttataatttttagtatatcaATACTGATacatcaaaaattaaatttttttagaagtttttcATAATTACAACCAGCATTTCTCTTTTGCCAACTCAATTCAAGATTGCATTGGATATCTGTTAATTATTTCCACCATAcgcaatatttattttggatatcgTGGACTGTGAGCAGACATTCTTCAGAAAGATCGAAACCCATATTTGGATTCACATTTCGAGCATCCTCGTTGACTTGGTCAAatgtatctttaaaatttagctaatattatattttttttacatttatccaATCTATTTAAATTCGatccccacattggattaaccattcactctctatataataataaaatattattaaattaataattttttatttaattaatttgtatcacattttataattctaccaatttaatattaataataattatattctaattaaattaatattaaaaaaaatcatattttcaaacgtcatttaatattaataaccaaaaattgagattaaacttatctaaaatttttatctaaatttcttattcactaaccAAATATCTAGCAAGATATACattttaatatcaataaaaaatctgcACCTACATAAATACTTACAAGTGGTTgaagtgagaaattagtattttaatatttagtaaatCAATTGTGGTTTTCTATATTTGGCCAACCActataataaaaatctaaattattttagagatgtCTAATTTAATGTGGAgtctttttaatataaattatctaaattttaatcgTTCTTCAACTTTAACCAACCCAACGAGATACACTCAGCAACTGCATGGAGTCCCAAAACCCCCAATTCCAACACACTTCAACCTTCGAAACAAATGTTCCCACAAACCCACGTCCTTCTCTCTGGCCAACTTCATACACAAAGTGAAAACCAACTTGGACCGAGTTGAATGGGGCAATGGGAGACTTGGGCACGTACATACCCATAGTTTTGGCCTTGACATTAGCTAATGATCTTAACCTTGGCACGACACTAATATTTACCGGGATCTACAACATTGTCACCGGTTCCATTTATGGCGTCCCTATGCCGGTCCAGCCCATGAAGGCCATTGCGGCCGCGGCGATATCTGGGTCTGAATTTGGGGTTCCGGAAACCATGGCTGCCGGAATTTTGACCGGGGGGATCCTGCTTGTACTGGGTGTCACGGGGTTGATGCAGCTAGTGTATAAGCTAATTCCTCTTTCTGTTGTCAGGGGAATTCAGCTGGCGCAGGGATTGTCATTTGCACTAACCGCGGTTAAATACATCAGAAAAAGTCAGGATTTTTCTAAATCGAAGTCCAGGGGGAAAGGCCTTGGCTTGGGTTGGACGGGTTGATCTTGGCTATTGTTTGTGCTTGTTTTATCGTTATCGTTAATGGTGCCGGCGAGGAACGAAGGGAGGAAACAAATGAAGAAACCAATGGCGACTTCGGTGATGAAGAAAGGCCTAGAGAAGAACTCAACGGCGATATGGGTGACGAAGAACGGACTATGAGAAAGGGaagaaaatttaggaaaattatcTTCTCGCTTCCTTCAGCTCTTATTATATTTCTGTGGGTGTGGTTATCGCCTTTATAAGAAGAACTAAATTAGGGGACGATATTAGATTCGGGCCATCTTCTATTGTAGTAGTAAAGATATCTAAGCATGCATGGAAGGAAGGTTTCATTAAGGGTGCAATTCCTCAATTACCCCTATCAATTCTAAACTCAGTGATCGCTGTGTGCAAGTTGTCATCCGATCTATTTTCCGGAAGGGAATTCTCAGCAACTTCAGTCTCGGTGACGGTAGGGTTAATGAACGTGATAGGCTGTTGGTTTGGAGCCATGCCAAGTTGCCATGGTGCGGGTGGGCTAGCAGGGCAGTACAAGTTTGGTGGTAGAAGTGGTGGGTGTGTGGCCGTTCTTGGTGCAACCAAATTGGTTTTGGGGTTACTATTAGGGAGTTCTTTGGTGAGGATTTTGTATCAATTTCCCGTTGGGGTCTTGGGGTTCTACTCTTATTTGCTGGGATCGAGCTGGCCATGGCTTGCAGGGACATGAATTCCAAAGAGGAGTCCTTTGTGATGCTTATTTGCACAGCGGTTTCACTCGTGGGTTCAAGTGCAGCGCTTGGCTTTGTGTCTGGTATGCTTTTGCATTTGCTTCTAAAGCTAAGAAATCTGATCAGAGAGCAACGCTAGCTGTTCTTCCATGAGTATAGATACGTCCCATACGCATGGGACGTACCCATGAGCCAGCCATCGCAGTTATCATTACCTAAGCTTTTCCAAGTGGTTTGTGGTTAAGGATTTGTATGTTCTTGAATTTACTATTGTAATGGCTGAACTTGTGTTTCTGATGTCTATGATGTGACCATGAAATAGAGGGCTGAGCTCAGTTGCTGCTAACTTTTCCTTCCCAACTATATCTCAAGTCCTATATACTTAATATCAGCAAAAAGTAGCCGTGTTTCGTTGGGTACTTTTTTGTTTATGCACGAATCTTCTTGCGATTTACGTTCTTGATTGCTTGCACTAATTTGCACTAGAATTTAAATTGCATTAAAGATGAATTTGAAATCATGGCATTATTAACTtggaatttaaattcaaaataaacacTCCTTTAcctaaacgcaacctaaaaAACATTAAGCGACATGTCCATGTACAGCAATGGGCAATGACTCGAGAAAATAAGTTTAGGCCGTGAGACATTCCCATCTGTACGACTTCTAGCTCTCTTTTAACTCCCTCATTTGAATTCTTTTGTTCCTTGAAACAAGCTTGTTGCTTTACCAATAAAGAGCTAGGTAAAGAATGCGAATAACGAACAAAATGAGACATTCCCACGAGGCATTCCCAAGTTGCAGACCATTTGGCCAAGTTGGGAGCTACAGGGGAGACAGAGATTTATAGTTGTTGGTCGGATATCCCACGGAAAGCACTAGGGGTAATAAAACTAGACAAAATAGGCTTACCATATCTTCGTTGTAAATGATCAATTGGTGGGCAGTAAGTTTTTATAGTTTTGGTCGAAATGTAACCCTTAAGTGATATTTGTTAGTATAATTTTCTTCTGTCACAAGtgaggtattatatatatatatatatatattttaaaaaaatgataacgaCCCAATGGTTCATTGTATATGTTCTCGACTATATGCTAATGATATGAATCAGAGACGGACCATTATTACCCAATTTTGTTccttatatataaaacttgGATCGGAAATAGGTATCCCTCCTCCCACTTGGGTAGAGAGTTAAGAGGCACTAGTACAACTTTGATCTGGCAGGCCTTAAAAAGAGTAGTTTTGTTACGCAGCTTCCCACTTCAGATCCAAGATTCGCTGGGaagtagtaaaagaaaaaacagagaaaaagagGGAAGGGGGCATTGATTTGTACCAATCAGTTTGCAAAGGGAAGTGCTGTCAATGCTTTGCAGTGCATGAACAATTAAGCAAGATTATAACGGCAAGTCA
This genomic interval from Juglans microcarpa x Juglans regia isolate MS1-56 chromosome 4D, Jm3101_v1.0, whole genome shotgun sequence contains the following:
- the LOC121261282 gene encoding LOW QUALITY PROTEIN: molybdate transporter 1-like (The sequence of the model RefSeq protein was modified relative to this genomic sequence to represent the inferred CDS: inserted 2 bases in 2 codons; deleted 2 bases in 1 codon), encoding MGDLGTYIPIVLALTLANDLNLGTTLIFTGIYNIVTGSIYGVPMPVQPMKAIAAAAISGSEFGVPETMAAGILTGGILLVLGVTGLMQLVYKLIPLSVVRGIQLAQGLSFALTAVKYIRKSQDFSKSKSGERPWLGLDGLILAIVCACFIVIVNGAGEERREETNEETNGDFGDEERPREELNGDMGDEERTMRKGRKFRKIIFSLPSALIIFLXGVVIAFIRRTKLGDDIRFGPSSIVVVKISKHAWKEGFIKGAIPQLPLSILNSVIAVCKLSSDLFSGREFSATSVSVTVGLMNVIGCWFGAMPSCHGAGGLAGQYKFGGRSGGCVAVLGATKLVLGLLLGSSLVRILYQFPVGXLGVLLLFAGIELAMACRDMNSKEESFVMLICTAVSLVGSSAALGFVSGMLLHLLLKLRNLIREQR